The Thermococcus thermotolerans genome contains a region encoding:
- a CDS encoding DUF447 domain-containing protein translates to MGLIDFFNEGQIYEVLLVTMSNVTPVGVIRRGNRLFFKLFGGKSAGEIKDHPRASIQVTNDVELIVKLALNFPAEIEFKDRHGYRWIAGLPGVYGRVEFLEEPHYDELGSTTVLKCSLIPVGEIDGTLPPRPISRADFHLIEMAVHLTRLLVAVRKGKLDVAKRLYDDVMLNYLMYKRFGGRSEVARRMIETAKASFGQNSTETPAKESL, encoded by the coding sequence ATGGGGCTCATTGACTTCTTCAACGAGGGTCAGATTTACGAGGTTCTGCTCGTCACGATGTCGAACGTAACCCCAGTAGGTGTCATCAGGAGGGGGAATAGACTGTTTTTCAAGCTCTTCGGGGGGAAGAGCGCAGGGGAGATAAAAGACCACCCCAGGGCCTCGATACAGGTAACCAACGACGTGGAACTCATTGTTAAACTCGCCCTCAACTTTCCGGCGGAGATTGAGTTCAAAGATAGGCATGGTTACCGCTGGATAGCGGGCCTTCCGGGTGTTTACGGGCGGGTTGAGTTTCTGGAGGAGCCTCATTATGACGAACTGGGGTCGACCACCGTTCTGAAGTGTAGCCTTATCCCAGTGGGTGAGATTGATGGTACCCTGCCGCCGAGGCCGATAAGCAGGGCAGACTTTCACCTCATTGAGATGGCGGTTCACCTCACAAGACTCCTTGTGGCAGTCAGGAAGGGAAAACTCGACGTTGCAAAGAGGCTCTACGATGATGTGATGTTGAACTACCTTATGTATAAACGCTTTGGTGGACGTTCCGAGGTTGCCAGAAGGATGATTGAAACCGCGAAGGCCAGTTTTGGCCAGAATTCCACAGAGACTCCTGCAAAGGAAAGCTTATAA
- a CDS encoding Lrp/AsnC family transcriptional regulator: MPGIDEKDREILRILRKEGRITLTELGKRVGLSPASVKNRVEKLEKLGAIKGYSAIVDPAFLDEYVQAFFELKLAIDDHTIDPILRRVAKLDEVQGLYRRSGERQILVRASFHDTDEVKAFAGRLKRLFGKNLERVEVTLIIDIFKENWVPGESKRH, encoded by the coding sequence ATGCCGGGGATAGACGAGAAGGATAGGGAGATACTCAGAATCCTTCGGAAGGAGGGCAGGATAACCCTAACCGAGCTCGGGAAGAGGGTTGGCCTGTCCCCTGCGAGCGTTAAGAACAGGGTAGAAAAGCTGGAGAAGCTCGGGGCAATTAAGGGTTACTCCGCCATCGTTGACCCGGCTTTCCTCGACGAATACGTTCAGGCGTTCTTTGAGCTAAAACTTGCCATAGACGACCACACCATCGACCCGATTCTGAGACGGGTTGCCAAGCTGGATGAGGTTCAGGGCCTCTACCGTCGTAGCGGTGAGAGACAGATACTCGTGAGGGCGAGCTTCCACGACACGGATGAGGTCAAGGCCTTCGCCGGAAGGCTCAAACGGTTATTCGGCAAAAACCTGGAGCGGGTTGAAGTCACCCTTATAATAGATATCTTCAAGGAGAACTGGGTGCCCGGTGAGAGCAAGAGGCACTGA
- a CDS encoding ABC transporter permease encodes MRVSKWSERLFGTPIFDPVVTASFMIPLLYLVAFLIIPVLAMLAVAFEYNGSFSLHWFTSILTSDYYISFRPEGTFSQLITMPNGEQIYYVQGVDFGVILNSIIVSVSVMILTTILGTIFAFVMARYDFPGKNIVRILLFVPLLVTPFVNVFIVKKMFLPDGLINWIFYDILHVFPHRIVIDGLIGVIVAQTMTYYPIVYLNAYASFINIDPTLEEQAENLGSRGFHLFRTVTFPLALPGIAAGATLVGIFSLEDLAAPIVFQGNPLARKLMSFQIYSAFTSGFNVGSPQLAALALIMLTIAILMFLGIRKYVSMRQYAMLSKGGRWKPRVAKPKGWQAVLIYFVVLPMLLISIFPQVGVVLLAFSKSWAGTWPDGFTTAHIKSIITQPDIERVILNSVMYSTVAIVVIILLSLTASYASSRFKKSKLGPVLDSLATIPIAVPGIVIAMSYFFFFAKVFPDTPLDPTNLLGFNPAMVLVLAYSIRRLPFAARSISAGIQQVHVSLEEVALNLGASRWKALTGILIPLILLNLLGGAMLSFVYCMSETSVGITLGSINPDYYPITARMVELMTSAVGSANLAAALGVFLMTVQIIAIVLANVITKQRYSFIGLT; translated from the coding sequence ATGAGAGTTAGCAAGTGGAGCGAGAGGCTCTTTGGAACGCCTATTTTCGACCCTGTTGTGACTGCGTCGTTCATGATACCCCTTCTGTACCTCGTGGCGTTCCTGATAATCCCCGTGCTGGCAATGCTGGCGGTGGCCTTTGAGTACAACGGCAGCTTTTCCCTCCACTGGTTCACGAGCATACTGACCTCGGATTACTACATCAGCTTCCGCCCCGAAGGGACGTTCTCGCAACTGATAACGATGCCCAACGGTGAGCAGATATACTACGTCCAGGGCGTGGACTTCGGCGTCATCCTGAACTCAATAATAGTGTCCGTCAGCGTCATGATACTGACGACGATTCTGGGGACGATCTTCGCCTTCGTCATGGCCCGCTACGACTTTCCGGGTAAAAACATCGTCAGAATCCTGCTCTTCGTACCGCTTCTCGTCACTCCGTTCGTGAACGTCTTCATCGTTAAGAAGATGTTCCTCCCGGACGGGCTCATCAACTGGATCTTCTATGACATCCTCCATGTGTTCCCGCACAGAATCGTTATCGACGGCCTCATCGGTGTAATCGTCGCCCAGACCATGACGTACTACCCGATAGTCTACCTCAACGCCTATGCCAGCTTCATCAACATTGACCCGACCCTTGAGGAGCAGGCGGAGAACCTCGGAAGCAGGGGGTTCCATCTCTTCAGGACGGTGACGTTCCCCCTTGCGTTGCCGGGAATCGCGGCCGGAGCGACCCTCGTCGGCATATTCAGCCTTGAGGACCTTGCTGCGCCGATAGTCTTCCAGGGCAACCCGCTCGCGAGGAAGCTCATGTCATTCCAAATCTACAGCGCGTTCACCAGCGGCTTCAACGTCGGCAGCCCACAGCTCGCGGCACTCGCTTTGATAATGCTCACGATAGCGATACTCATGTTCCTCGGTATCAGGAAGTACGTCAGCATGCGGCAGTACGCGATGCTCAGCAAGGGCGGAAGGTGGAAGCCCCGTGTGGCTAAGCCCAAGGGCTGGCAGGCCGTCCTCATATACTTTGTAGTCCTGCCGATGCTCCTCATCTCCATATTCCCCCAGGTGGGCGTCGTCCTTCTGGCCTTCAGCAAAAGCTGGGCCGGCACGTGGCCCGACGGCTTTACCACGGCACACATAAAGAGCATCATAACCCAGCCCGACATCGAGAGGGTGATCCTTAACAGTGTCATGTACTCAACCGTGGCCATAGTGGTCATAATCCTTCTATCCCTCACTGCCTCATACGCCTCCAGCAGGTTCAAGAAGAGCAAACTCGGCCCTGTGCTCGACAGCCTCGCGACCATCCCGATAGCGGTTCCGGGAATAGTCATTGCCATGAGCTACTTCTTCTTCTTCGCCAAGGTGTTCCCCGACACGCCCCTCGACCCGACCAACCTGCTCGGCTTCAACCCGGCCATGGTGCTGGTGCTGGCGTACTCAATCAGACGTCTGCCCTTCGCGGCGCGCTCCATCTCCGCAGGAATCCAGCAGGTTCACGTCTCGCTTGAGGAAGTTGCCCTCAACCTCGGTGCCAGCAGGTGGAAGGCCCTAACCGGAATCCTCATACCCCTGATACTCCTCAACCTCCTCGGAGGGGCAATGCTGAGCTTCGTCTACTGTATGAGCGAGACCAGCGTCGGCATCACCCTGGGTTCCATCAACCCTGACTACTATCCGATAACGGCAAGAATGGTCGAGCTCATGACCAGCGCCGTCGGAAGCGCCAACCTGGCAGCGGCACTCGGTGTGTTCCTCATGACGGTGCAGATCATAGCCATAGTCCTTGCCAACGTGATAACCAAGCAGAGGTACTCCTTCATAGGTCTCACATGA
- a CDS encoding ABC transporter ATP-binding protein, whose amino-acid sequence MVDVKLENIVKTFGETVALKGINLHIKAGELFTLLGPSGCGKSTTLRIIAGLDFPDSGTIYFGDDEVTYLPSSKRGAVLVFQNYALWPHMTVFDNVAYGLKLKKLPKEEIRKKVEWALDLVKLRGFEDRYPTQLSGGQQQRVAIARALVVEPKVLLLDEPLSNLDAKLRLEMRSEIRRIQRELGITVIYVTHDQEEAMAISDRIAVMNVGTVEQVGTPREIYESPRTEFVASFMGKTNVIPAKVVERDGDKVTVEFEGIRLDGLYYTEKSDDVVIVIRPERIKLKPVENAVSFTGTVDLVEYYGFFIEVVGLFGETRIIARTISDRDVGGLRPTQPVTFYVNRDDIIVLPKQQL is encoded by the coding sequence ATGGTTGACGTCAAGCTTGAGAACATCGTTAAAACTTTCGGAGAAACGGTCGCCCTTAAAGGGATAAACCTCCACATAAAAGCGGGAGAGCTCTTTACCCTGCTCGGACCGAGCGGGTGTGGGAAGTCAACGACACTGAGAATCATAGCAGGCTTGGACTTCCCGGACAGCGGGACAATATACTTCGGCGACGATGAGGTCACATACCTACCATCCAGCAAGCGTGGAGCGGTGCTCGTCTTCCAGAACTACGCCCTCTGGCCGCACATGACGGTCTTTGACAACGTCGCCTACGGCCTCAAGCTCAAGAAGCTCCCCAAGGAAGAGATACGGAAGAAAGTCGAGTGGGCCCTTGACCTCGTCAAGCTCCGCGGTTTCGAGGACAGATATCCAACCCAGCTTTCCGGTGGTCAGCAGCAGCGTGTTGCAATAGCCAGAGCATTGGTTGTCGAGCCGAAGGTTCTCCTCCTCGACGAGCCGCTGAGCAACCTCGATGCCAAACTCAGACTTGAGATGCGTTCCGAGATCAGGAGGATTCAGCGCGAGCTGGGCATCACCGTCATCTACGTCACCCACGACCAGGAGGAGGCCATGGCGATAAGCGACAGAATAGCGGTCATGAACGTCGGCACCGTCGAGCAGGTCGGAACTCCAAGGGAGATATACGAGAGCCCGAGGACGGAATTCGTCGCTTCATTCATGGGCAAGACCAACGTCATCCCCGCCAAGGTCGTGGAGAGGGACGGCGACAAGGTCACTGTTGAATTCGAAGGAATAAGGCTGGACGGCCTCTATTACACTGAAAAGAGCGACGACGTCGTCATAGTCATCAGGCCAGAGAGGATAAAGCTCAAACCGGTCGAGAACGCGGTTTCATTCACCGGAACCGTTGACCTCGTCGAGTACTACGGCTTCTTCATTGAGGTCGTCGGCCTCTTCGGCGAGACGAGGATCATAGCCAGAACCATCAGCGACAGGGACGTCGGAGGGCTCAGGCCCACGCAACCGGTAACGTTCTATGTGAACAGGGACGACATCATCGTCCTGCCGAAGCAGCAGCTTTAA
- a CDS encoding CGP-CTERM sorting domain-containing protein yields the protein MRKAAIIMAVFVFFGVFGFAMASATTIGVDLAHGESDKGLAVLTDRDGNVLAEGMIKTLSDFNWVYIGDPAVADTLGIQNVGDKITYDAIKDVDFLILGQPSQAFSPDEIQAIVQWWNDGNRILWVAADSDYGDGPNRIDFADTILDAIGANLRVDQASVEDATSNAGAGYRVIGLVNPDPDTPEKDMITKDLANGGKVLFHGPGVVAYYDENGDWKPLPVGGGIENIYVIVTSSKDGQIVENTDPAANAYTAGDTGQFPLMAVQLFPDMKNVLIVSGETPYGGYEPMWAPEYHGVKLDGPQFVSNFIKWAVYVQGELGKETASETTSETSETGSETTEGGETGGSTCGPAALVGLALVPLLLRRRK from the coding sequence ATGAGGAAGGCTGCAATAATAATGGCAGTGTTTGTGTTCTTTGGTGTTTTTGGTTTTGCCATGGCAAGTGCAACGACAATCGGCGTTGACCTCGCCCACGGCGAGAGCGACAAGGGACTGGCAGTTCTGACCGACAGGGACGGCAACGTCCTCGCGGAGGGAATGATAAAGACCCTCAGCGACTTCAACTGGGTCTACATCGGCGACCCTGCCGTTGCCGACACGCTTGGAATCCAGAACGTTGGGGACAAGATAACCTACGACGCTATTAAGGACGTTGACTTCCTTATCCTCGGACAGCCGAGCCAGGCCTTCAGCCCGGATGAAATACAGGCCATCGTCCAGTGGTGGAACGATGGCAACAGGATTCTCTGGGTCGCCGCTGATTCCGACTATGGAGACGGCCCGAACAGGATTGACTTTGCTGACACCATTCTTGACGCCATCGGCGCCAACCTGCGCGTTGACCAGGCTTCAGTTGAGGACGCAACCAGCAACGCCGGTGCCGGATACCGTGTCATCGGCCTCGTTAACCCCGACCCGGACACTCCCGAGAAGGACATGATAACCAAGGACCTCGCCAACGGCGGAAAGGTCCTCTTCCACGGTCCGGGTGTTGTCGCTTACTACGACGAGAACGGCGACTGGAAGCCCCTCCCTGTCGGAGGCGGCATTGAGAACATCTATGTGATCGTCACCAGCAGTAAGGACGGCCAGATCGTTGAGAACACCGACCCGGCTGCTAACGCTTACACTGCCGGCGACACCGGCCAGTTCCCGCTCATGGCAGTCCAGCTCTTCCCCGACATGAAGAACGTCCTCATAGTCAGCGGTGAGACTCCCTACGGTGGCTACGAGCCAATGTGGGCACCCGAGTACCACGGGGTCAAGCTCGACGGCCCGCAGTTCGTCTCCAACTTCATCAAGTGGGCAGTCTACGTCCAGGGCGAGCTCGGCAAGGAGACCGCAAGCGAAACGACCAGCGAGACCTCCGAAACTGGCAGCGAAACCACTGAAGGCGGTGAAACCGGAGGCAGCACCTGCGGTCCGGCTGCCCTTGTTGGCCTGGCACTCGTCCCACTCCTCCTCAGGAGGAGGAAGTGA
- a CDS encoding tyrosine--tRNA ligase yields MDIEKKIELIKRKPTEELLTEENLRHLLEVGVPMQHYIGFEISGYIHLGTGLMAGAKIADLQKAGIKTRIFLADWHSWINDKLGGDLEVIQKVALSYFKEGMKQSIKVMGGDPEKVEFVLASEILEKGDYWQTVIDISKNVTLARMMRSITIMGRQMGEAIDFAKLIYPAMQVADIFYQGVTIAHAGMDQRKAHVIAIEVAQKLKYHALEWNGEKLKPVALHHHLLLGLQEPPVWPIEDEEKFKELKTQMKMSKSKPYSAVFIHDTPEEIKQKLRKAFCPAREVKYSPVLDWAEYIIFREEPTEFTIHRPAKFGGDVTYTTIEELKKDFAEGKLHPLDLKNAVAEYLIELLKPVRDYFERNPEPLELMREIKITR; encoded by the coding sequence ATGGATATTGAGAAGAAAATAGAACTTATCAAGAGGAAGCCCACGGAAGAACTCCTGACGGAGGAGAACCTCAGGCACCTGCTTGAAGTCGGTGTCCCCATGCAGCACTACATCGGATTCGAGATAAGCGGTTACATTCACCTCGGAACCGGACTTATGGCCGGAGCAAAGATAGCCGACCTCCAGAAGGCTGGAATCAAGACGAGAATTTTCCTCGCCGACTGGCACAGCTGGATAAACGACAAGCTCGGTGGAGACCTTGAGGTCATCCAGAAGGTCGCGCTGAGCTACTTCAAGGAGGGAATGAAGCAGAGCATAAAGGTCATGGGCGGCGACCCGGAGAAGGTCGAGTTCGTTCTGGCCAGCGAGATACTGGAGAAGGGCGACTACTGGCAGACCGTCATAGACATCTCCAAGAACGTCACCCTCGCGAGAATGATGCGCTCGATAACGATAATGGGGCGTCAGATGGGTGAGGCCATAGACTTTGCCAAGCTCATCTACCCGGCGATGCAGGTGGCGGACATCTTCTACCAGGGGGTCACGATAGCCCACGCTGGAATGGACCAGAGGAAGGCGCACGTCATAGCCATCGAAGTTGCCCAGAAGCTCAAGTACCACGCCCTCGAATGGAACGGCGAGAAGCTCAAGCCGGTCGCTCTGCACCACCACCTTCTCCTGGGCCTTCAGGAGCCGCCGGTCTGGCCGATAGAGGACGAGGAGAAGTTCAAGGAGCTGAAGACCCAGATGAAGATGAGCAAGAGCAAGCCTTACTCGGCCGTTTTCATCCACGATACGCCGGAGGAGATAAAGCAAAAACTCAGGAAGGCATTCTGCCCTGCCAGGGAGGTCAAATACAGCCCCGTCCTCGACTGGGCCGAGTACATAATCTTCCGCGAGGAGCCGACCGAGTTCACTATCCACCGCCCGGCCAAGTTCGGCGGCGACGTTACCTACACGACCATTGAGGAGCTCAAGAAGGACTTCGCCGAGGGTAAGCTTCACCCGCTCGACCTCAAGAACGCCGTCGCCGAGTACCTCATCGAACTCCTCAAGCCGGTCAGGGACTACTTCGAGAGGAATCCAGAGCCGCTTGAGCTGATGCGGGAGATAAAAATCACCCGCTGA
- a CDS encoding ABC transporter substrate-binding protein yields MKKIVSVGIIFLLALSIVASGCIGGGETSTGTSGEGITLVVVTRHDATIQYMVKQAFLQSDIAKQYNIKDLKFIKVPESLWPSYIQKGADVGWGGGPTLFDDLYKAGYLAPITDKKVLDLLGNPIPTELAGMPMVRKDGDKVYWIAAALSSFGFTVNKKQLAKWNLKMPEKWEDVASEDWALDPPQYGIADPTRSTSNTRIYQIILQAFGWDQGWRIMTLIAANSKVYMASDAVRDAVINGEIAAGNTIDFYGYTAMQQNPDCLYVVPKGESIINGDPIALLAKAQHPEAAQAFIYWVLTEGQAVWMSPDVNRLPINPQIFDMKITKIYADVIFKGQHEGQTYGEARPALKKAYQDATSAQGIPFDDKRALETVSALQYYFKATLVDPNQQLHNAWVAIVQAYRDGKITKEQFEQLKDELTAPIQFKDPETGKTVTFTEEYAKSINDRIVKDRNFQDQLVQAWRQAAMDKYNKVLQDLKQITG; encoded by the coding sequence ATGAAAAAGATCGTGTCGGTGGGTATAATCTTTCTTCTTGCACTCAGCATAGTGGCCAGTGGATGTATAGGCGGAGGGGAGACCTCCACAGGGACTTCTGGCGAGGGCATAACCCTCGTCGTCGTCACAAGGCACGATGCGACCATCCAGTACATGGTAAAGCAGGCCTTCCTTCAGAGCGACATAGCCAAGCAGTACAACATAAAGGATCTCAAGTTCATCAAGGTTCCGGAGAGCCTCTGGCCCAGCTACATCCAGAAGGGCGCCGATGTCGGCTGGGGAGGAGGACCGACTCTCTTCGATGACCTGTATAAAGCAGGCTATCTCGCTCCGATAACTGATAAGAAAGTACTCGACCTCCTTGGCAATCCGATACCGACCGAGCTCGCCGGAATGCCCATGGTTAGAAAGGACGGGGACAAGGTTTACTGGATTGCCGCGGCACTTTCATCCTTCGGTTTCACAGTCAATAAGAAGCAGCTCGCCAAGTGGAACCTCAAGATGCCCGAGAAGTGGGAGGACGTTGCCAGTGAGGACTGGGCTCTTGACCCACCGCAGTACGGCATAGCCGACCCGACGAGGAGCACCTCTAACACCAGGATATACCAGATCATCCTCCAGGCCTTTGGATGGGACCAGGGATGGCGCATCATGACACTCATAGCGGCCAACTCCAAGGTGTATATGGCAAGCGATGCCGTTAGGGACGCCGTCATCAACGGCGAGATTGCCGCCGGAAACACAATAGACTTCTACGGGTACACTGCCATGCAGCAGAACCCTGACTGTCTCTATGTCGTTCCAAAGGGAGAGAGCATCATCAACGGCGACCCGATAGCACTCCTCGCCAAGGCACAGCACCCCGAGGCGGCCCAGGCCTTCATCTACTGGGTTCTCACCGAGGGCCAGGCCGTCTGGATGAGCCCTGACGTCAACAGGCTGCCCATCAACCCGCAGATATTTGACATGAAGATAACCAAGATCTACGCGGACGTTATATTCAAGGGCCAGCACGAGGGTCAGACCTACGGCGAGGCCAGGCCAGCCCTCAAGAAAGCATACCAGGACGCCACCAGCGCCCAGGGAATCCCGTTCGATGACAAGAGGGCCCTCGAAACTGTGAGTGCCCTTCAGTACTACTTCAAGGCAACCCTCGTTGATCCGAACCAGCAGCTCCACAACGCATGGGTTGCCATAGTCCAGGCCTACAGGGACGGAAAGATAACCAAGGAGCAGTTCGAGCAGCTTAAGGACGAACTTACCGCGCCGATACAGTTCAAGGATCCGGAGACCGGCAAGACCGTCACCTTCACCGAGGAGTACGCCAAGAGCATCAACGACAGGATTGTGAAGGACAGGAACTTCCAGGACCAGCTCGTCCAGGCATGGCGCCAGGCGGCGATGGACAAGTACAACAAGGTGCTCCAGGATCTCAAGCAGATCACCGGGTGA
- a CDS encoding metallophosphoesterase codes for MLGRKIIPLLIALFTLAAVPASTVWAATPATPGDILIQPLPGTPVIGMPGDIVEIYPAEGVTIQELQIVSILHGPYNLEIVGTENGVVKAKIPENVEPDVYFLTVKSDKGEITIPNGVWVMKKAPTVLRIAQGSDLHVTSGSKMGFVCGDYFQKSLTGILEYCKSPIALHSYTATDSFMTYYGMVGQDGTNVINIILATGDDVDTNGDRAGYELLDNTILHATAAGTPFIAVKGNHDHPPKYYNKYVGPSYFYRVIGNFLIIGLDSRGEERHPDMEQLKWMEEVLKSHPGKIPIILVHHPFWYISRLNGGVVENLTAFDDNDWQQIKKLASWDWVGRNGEYEDIARYFLQMVENYNVRLILSGHIHKDKPVLYIDKNGEKHWFYALTTTGAPDKTSNPPSETDKKLGYTKPSWYGSQIIYVYDNGTVEFPFVSNLFEKDKPVSLPVPQKFIVFRQDGEDGTAVKFVNELGKSISGPIVLQIPAGAKVDPQATNITYTVLGEKEIGGTYYMLLNVTVPEGISQITVVKSADTKAPEVKVGYLSPSKPKPGKAFKVYISASDNVGIRDMKVQIISDGKVIAEYPAFSMKPAEVSATYFTEVPGVDASEFTIKVIATDFYGNTAETTYTVGGTAKTTTPTTSATESTTESATQGTTGSTCGPAALVGLALVPLLLRRRK; via the coding sequence ATGCTGGGCAGGAAAATAATCCCCCTGTTGATAGCCCTTTTTACCCTGGCAGCGGTTCCAGCGAGCACGGTGTGGGCAGCAACTCCAGCCACCCCTGGAGACATCCTGATTCAGCCCCTGCCGGGAACGCCTGTGATAGGCATGCCGGGTGACATCGTGGAGATATATCCCGCGGAGGGCGTTACAATCCAGGAACTGCAGATAGTTTCAATACTGCACGGTCCGTATAATCTGGAGATCGTCGGAACGGAGAACGGGGTTGTCAAGGCTAAAATACCCGAAAACGTTGAGCCGGACGTCTACTTCCTCACGGTCAAGAGCGACAAGGGCGAGATCACGATCCCCAACGGCGTATGGGTCATGAAAAAGGCCCCGACGGTTCTCAGGATAGCCCAGGGCAGTGACCTCCACGTGACGAGCGGGTCGAAGATGGGATTCGTCTGCGGCGACTACTTCCAGAAGAGCCTCACTGGCATTCTTGAGTACTGCAAGAGCCCGATAGCACTCCACAGCTACACCGCAACCGACAGCTTCATGACCTACTACGGTATGGTTGGCCAGGATGGGACAAACGTCATAAACATCATCCTCGCCACTGGTGATGACGTCGACACCAACGGCGACAGGGCTGGTTATGAGCTTCTTGACAATACAATCCTCCACGCAACGGCCGCTGGAACTCCCTTCATAGCCGTCAAGGGCAACCACGACCACCCGCCGAAGTACTACAACAAGTACGTCGGCCCGAGCTACTTCTACAGGGTCATCGGGAACTTCCTCATCATAGGCCTCGACAGCCGCGGTGAGGAGAGGCACCCGGACATGGAGCAGCTCAAGTGGATGGAGGAAGTCCTTAAGAGCCACCCCGGCAAGATACCCATAATCCTCGTCCACCACCCCTTCTGGTACATAAGCAGGCTCAACGGTGGAGTGGTTGAGAACCTCACTGCCTTTGACGACAACGACTGGCAGCAGATAAAGAAGCTCGCCAGCTGGGACTGGGTTGGCAGGAACGGCGAGTACGAGGACATAGCCAGGTACTTCCTCCAGATGGTCGAGAATTACAACGTCAGGCTCATCCTCAGCGGCCACATCCACAAGGACAAGCCCGTCCTCTACATTGACAAAAACGGTGAGAAGCACTGGTTCTATGCACTCACCACCACCGGCGCCCCCGACAAGACCAGCAACCCGCCGAGCGAGACCGACAAGAAGCTCGGCTACACCAAGCCCAGCTGGTACGGCTCCCAGATAATATACGTCTACGACAACGGCACCGTTGAGTTCCCGTTTGTCAGCAACCTCTTCGAAAAGGACAAGCCAGTTTCGCTTCCGGTTCCGCAGAAGTTCATCGTCTTCCGCCAGGACGGAGAGGACGGGACGGCGGTTAAGTTCGTCAACGAGCTCGGCAAGAGCATAAGCGGCCCGATAGTCCTCCAGATACCTGCCGGAGCCAAAGTCGACCCCCAGGCGACCAACATAACCTACACCGTTCTCGGTGAGAAGGAGATAGGTGGAACATACTACATGCTCCTCAACGTCACCGTCCCGGAGGGAATCAGCCAGATAACCGTTGTCAAGTCCGCCGACACCAAGGCGCCTGAAGTCAAGGTCGGCTACCTCTCGCCCAGCAAGCCCAAGCCGGGGAAGGCCTTCAAGGTCTACATCAGCGCCAGCGACAACGTTGGAATCAGAGACATGAAGGTGCAGATAATAAGCGACGGCAAGGTTATAGCGGAATACCCGGCGTTCTCAATGAAGCCAGCGGAGGTCTCGGCCACCTACTTCACCGAGGTTCCAGGTGTTGACGCCAGCGAGTTCACCATCAAGGTCATCGCCACTGATT